Genomic window (Lampris incognitus isolate fLamInc1 chromosome 3, fLamInc1.hap2, whole genome shotgun sequence):
CTCTTATTTTGAATTAATTTATATTTCCAAAGGTTAAAAACACCTAGTTGAATAGACAGTACAGCAAGCAAAACCAGCTGAACCTGATTCCTGACGTCAAGAAACAAGGAAACATTTTAATTCCCATAAAGACAGAGACAGCAATAGACAGCAATAGAGACAAGTGACTGCCAGAGTAGCGAccattattttaaaaaataaataccaGTTTTAATGTTTAGTGACTAGTGCATAATCACCTCAGCCATCTTTTTTATGATGGGTTGCATGTAGCAGGGGAACTATGGGCCATTGAGGCACTAGTTGCTAAAAATTAAACACTACTTATTTTGTTAAACTCTAATCGCTAGTGTGAAGTTAATAGTTACTAATAAAAGACACTATAAAAATAGTGACTAGTTCTTTTTAATATAATTATTAGTAAATAAGATAAAAGAACTAGTGGTTATTGAATTGTTACCAGTAAAAGAAAATGTGTTACTCTTAACTAAAATAAAAGAACTGCTGTTTATTGAATTGTTACTAGTAACAGACAAGTTATAATCAAATTAGTAACTAGTGCTTATTCTGATAGAACTAGTATCTAATTTTTAGCGACTAGTAACTTTACAGGtggcactgtggcccagtggttaccgctgttgcctcacagcaagaaggtcctgggttcgaatcccaggctgtcccatgtcctttttgtgtggagtttgcatgttctccccgtgtctgcatgggtttcctccgggtgctccggtttcctcccaccatcaaaaagacatgcatgtttgagTTAATaacatgtctgtgcccctgaccaaggcaatggaaagaactggagttggtctccgggcgctgcagctgcccactgctccgatacaataggatctgttaaatgcagagaaaaagtgtcattgtaactgtacaatgacaaaaataaagtggctttctgttGTGGCTTTTTCTAAGACTAAAATAGCCTACATTACATCACTTGACGCAATATATAAATAGTCTCTCATTTTCAAAGAATTTATATTTCCAAAGGTTAAAAATACCCAATTGAATAGACAGTACAATAGCAAGCAAAACCAGCTGGATCTGATTCCTGGCTTCAAGGAACAAGGAAACATTTTTAATTCCCATAAAGATCAGCAACCAGAACTATCTTCTTTCAGGCATATCACTCAGATTGTCATAATTTTTCCCGGCATAATTCTACCCTTTGGCAGAGGTTTCACACATTTCCCctaccactatatatatatatatatatatatatatatatatatatatatatatacacattcactggccactttattaggtacaccttgctagtaccgggttggacccccttttgccttcagaactgccttaatccttcgttgcatagattcaacaaggtactggaaacattcctcagagagtttggtccatattgacatgatagcatcacgcagttgctgcagatttgtcggctgcacatccatgatgcaaatctcccggttcaccacatcccaaaggtgctctattgcattgagatctggtgactgtggaggccatttgagtacagtgaactcattgtcatgttcaagaaaccagtctgagatgattcgagctttatgacatggcgcgttatcctgctggaagtagccatcagaagatgggaacactgtggtcataaagggatggacatggtcagcaacaatactcaggtaggctgtggcgttgacacgatgctcaattggtactaaggggcccaaagtgtgccaagaaaatatcccccacaccattacaccaccaccaccagcctgaaccgttgatacaaggcaggatggatccatgctttcatgttgttgacgccaaattctgaccctaccatccgaatgtcgcagcagaaatcgagactcatcagaccaggcaacgtttttccattcttctattgtccaattttggtgagcctgtgtgaattgtagcctcagtttcctgttcttagctgacaggagtggcacccgatgtggtcttcggctgctgtagcccatctgcctcaaggttcgacgtgttgtgcgttcagagatgctcttctacatacctcggttgtaatgagtggttatttgagttactgttgcctttctgtcagctcgaaccagtctggccattctcctctgacctctggcatcaacaaggcattttcgcccacataactgccgctcactggatattttctatttttcggaccattctctgtaaaccctagatgTGGTTGTGCGTgacaatcccagtagatcagcagtttctgaaatactcagaccagcccgtctggcaccaacaaccatgccacgttcaaagtcacttaaatcacctttcttccccattctgatgctcggtttgaactgcagcagatcgtcttgaccatgtctacatgcctaaatgcattgagttgctgccatgtgattggctgattagaaatttgcgttaacgagcagttggacaggtgtgcctaataaagtggccggtgagtgtatatatatttttttaaaaaatcaggaAAGAAGTTCCATATTTTACAAAAAAATCACGTGTTTGATGATGACTTATTTCCAGCTGATGCCACCAATCTGAGATCCTTTAACCTCATCATTTCCCATCAAAGATAATTCTGCTTTGCTTCCAAGTCTAAGATTCAACAAATTCAAAATATTTCACTGCTTTGATCTTGTCTCaaattgttggggtttttttcttcaggCACCGCAGCTGTCCAAAGTGTGACTCAGTTCGCCATGTGAAAAAGATCACTGTAATCAGAAATAACTCAGAAAATAGGTCAGAAGTAATTAACTTCAACAAAGCAATCCAGAACAGCACAAGACAAATTCATAACATCACTCCTCTCCTATTGGTCATAATTCATTTTTCATTCAATTTATTGTTTGTCCACCATACATTTGGTAAAATCTTATTTTTTCTTCATTGCAGAGAAGGAAGAGGGCCACTTTTCTCTTCCTGTGGTCAGGCTCATTCTGATCGGTGGGAGATGGGCTGGGAAAAGCTCCTCTGGAAACACAATACTGGGAAAGGAGAGGTTCGAGTGTGGAAGGACCAGAACAGCTCAGTCTGAAGTGAGACACGAAGTGGTTGCGGGAAGGGAGCTTGTCGTGGTTGATGCCCCAGGATGGAGCTACTTGCAGTCCCTTTCCGAAATACCAGAGGTGGACAAACAGCAGTTCAAGCTCAATGTGTCACAGTGTCCTCCTGGGCCGCACGCTTTCCTCCTTGTCATACCCATCGACTCGGCATTCACCATCGAGCAAAGGAAGCCCTTGGAGCAGCACATGAAACTTCTCGGGGAACGGGTCTGGAGAAACACCATGGTGCTCTTCACTTGCGGTGACTTACTGGGGCCAAAGAGAATAGAGCAGCACATTGAGAATGAGGGAGAGGCACTCAGGTGGTTGGTGGAGAGATGTGGGGACAGGTACCATGTTTTCAATAATAAGGTGAAGAATAACTCATCTCAGGTCACGCTGCTGTTGGAGAAGATAGATTGGATGGTGCTGCACAACAACGGCGATTACTATCAGGCAGATGAACATACCCTTCAGCTCATTAAAGAAAAGCAAAAGGCAGTATCTGAAAGGGCAGATAAAAGACGGAAGAAGGCAGAGGAGCAAAGACAAAAGATGAAAGTGCTAAATCCAGGTACCCGCTATGTTATATAGAATCAGACACCAaagcagtggcagctggtgctacattttttttttgggcggggggggggtgcaatttacctagcgcagcacacctgacagctgctttaatgtccacacagtcacagagttattaagaaggacacttaagcctatagatgttatcagggttcgtaggcggcggatgattgacagtcgaaaTGAGGAGTCATGGTGGGTGTGACCATGATTGACAGCCgtgagaactgtccaatcacattagatcaaaaaacattaaaacaatactaatttactgccaataaaagtgggagcgtCTGGCGTGCACAGAACTgcaccccatggaaaatctgaagaaaccaattagacagcagcctcgggtcacctgctcgccaaaagtttgagggtttacataaggtatcatttggccggcgcccctcacccagcaagtatatgcattcaggcagaaatcaaccaaataccatttggaaccaatatttaacggctgctgacaggcactcacagaccgaaaacacttttatttcataattatttgcactctttagctaaattatattttaacatgtttaagtagatttccatctcttgatatttgaagaagGCGGTgtcccagcaccctgtactggccagccaccactgcacCAAAGTGAATATTTGTTCCTGCATCACTGTTGCCAAAAACAAACATCAATTATCAACTGATGACCTTTGTCATCAGTGTTGTAAAGCTTCTGACTTGCTGTGAAGGTAATGCCTAACTGTGTTTTGTCTTATTTGATCACAGGAGGGCTCAACTTGAACCCAGAACTCAGGATAGTTCTTGTAGGTAGCCGAAATGTCGGGAAGACCTCAGTAGGGAACACCATCTTGGGAATCAAAGAGCAGGAAGATGGGAAAAGAACGACACATTCAGTGCTCAAGCAGGGTTATGTGGACAAAACTGCCATTAAACTGGTTGACACACCAGGCTGGTGGAAaggcttttcagtcacagatACCACTGAAATGATCAAACAAGAAATAATGAGCAGCATGTTTATGTGTCCTCCTGGGCCCCATGTGTTCTTGCTTGTGATCGATGCAGATACATCCTTCAATACCAAGCACAGAGATGCTGTGACAGGACATCTGGAGCTTTTTGGGGAGGATGTGTGGAAACATACCATGATGGTTTTCACCAGGGGTGATTGGTTGGGGAAAAAGACCATAGAGCAGTACATTGAAGGGGAGGGAGAGGCCCTGCAGTCTCTTGTTGACAACTGTGGCAACAGATACCATGTCATTGACAATAAGAACACAGATGATGGCACTCAGGTTACAGAAATGATGGAGAAGATCAGTAATATTATCATGGTGAACAGCAGACAACCTTTTGTCACAGATGAGCAGATCTACCTAGTccttgaagagaaaaaaaagaaagtagagGAAGGGGCAAAAGTGAGGCAAACTAATGTCAAGAGCAAAAGAGAGGGAATTCAAGGTAAGGAAACTGTTAACCTGCACCATTTTTGGTATATTTTTTCATCAAGGAGTAAACAGATATATAGTATTAATTTAAGTAGTATGAACTAATCCACTTTTTCCTTACTAGTATGGCGCATATGTAATACTACTAACTTGAAGCGGCCAACCAAAATTCCATTTCTAATTTTCTTTTCAGGTTCCAGAAACCAGCCACAGGAGATCAGGTTGGTGTTGCTTGGTgagaagacagctggaaagagtgCATCTGGAAATACCCTCTTGCGCAAAGAAGTTTTTGCCGCTTGTACCAATAAATACTGTCAAACAGAgaaaggagaggttgctggcAGACAGGTTACAGTGACAGACACCCCAGGCTGGGGGAAAAATACATTCATGTGTACTGAGGAGAACAAAAAAGAGATTGTCGGAGGTCGGTCTCTTTGCTCATTAGGAATCCATGCTCTTCTGCTGGTCATTCCTGTGGACATGGCATTCACAGAGGTAAAGCAGAGAACCCTGCAGGAATACATGGGCCTGTTTGACATCAGTGTTTGGAAATACACAGTTGTCCTATTCACCTATGGCGACAGGCTAGCAGACAAATCAGTTGAAGAGTACATTGAGAGGGAGAAATACTCTTTACAGTGGTTGGTAGACAAGTGTGAGAACAGATACCATGTCCTCAATAATACGCTGAAAACTGATAAAACCCAGGTCATAGAGCTATTTGAGAAGATAGAGGAGATGGCGACAGGAAACGGCAACCAGCTTTTCAGTTTTGACATGAGTGCCATCCACCAAAAAATTCAGGAGAAGTCCAAAAGGTGGGAGAACAGGCATGTGCTACAGCAACGTCTGGAGCAGGAGTACAGGAGAAGAGAGCTGGGGCTGATGACAAGGTTCAGGCAAACACTCATGGGTCTGCAAGACGAGATCAGAGAAAAGACCACTAAAAAGAATTCCTCTTGTGAGTATTATGCTATGATGGGGATTATCAATGCAATGTATATTTGTTAAAATGCACCATTTCTTACTAATCTAGCATGATGATCACTTTTCAGCTGGTGAGATGGCAAAGATTAAAACCATAGTTATTGGTCACAAGAAGAAAGATGGAAAGGAGAGGATTGAAGTGGTTGAGAATAAAATCTGCCAGGAACTTGAAAAACTAAATATGGACATACTGAGATCCACAAAATGTCTTTGGAGCAGCAAGGAGTTTACGCCCCCAGACAGTGCGTAAAAACAAAAGTGTTAAATTTGTACCAGTGACCATCGTATTAACTGTGACACAAAAGTCATTCAGTGCTTTGTTTGATTTACAGTGAATGGGTCGGTGCAGGACTTTGATAAAGTGCTGTGTTGGCTGTCTACCCTTCAAATAAGCAGAAATGTTGAGCACCATCTGACCCTGAACTTCTCCGAGGCATCATCAGGATATAAATCTCTACCATCAGCAGGCTATTTCAACACCCAGACATAAAGTCTTGAATGCAGCAAAAGACAGGCTCATTCTGTTTTGGAAAACCTCAGTAGGCTATTGTAAATTAAGCTGTGCTGCGCACGGATGATTTGAGTGTGTAAAAACTACACGGACCTTATTTTATTTGGTATTATGATGTAAGTTTAATCAGCAACATAGCCATTTG
Coding sequences:
- the LOC130110472 gene encoding GTPase IMAP family member 8-like, whose product is MEKHLEKEEGHFSLPVVRLILIGGRWAGKSSSGNTILGKERFECGRTRTAQSEVRHEVVAGRELVVVDAPGWSYLQSLSEIPEVDKQQFKLNVSQCPPGPHAFLLVIPIDSAFTIEQRKPLEQHMKLLGERVWRNTMVLFTCGDLLGPKRIEQHIENEGEALRWLVERCGDRYHVFNNKVKNNSSQVTLLLEKIDWMVLHNNGDYYQADEHTLQLIKEKQKAVSERADKRRKKAEEQRQKMKVLNPGGLNLNPELRIVLVGSRNVGKTSVGNTILGIKEQEDGKRTTHSVLKQGYVDKTAIKLVDTPGWWKGFSVTDTTEMIKQEIMSSMFMCPPGPHVFLLVIDADTSFNTKHRDAVTGHLELFGEDVWKHTMMVFTRGDWLGKKTIEQYIEGEGEALQSLVDNCGNRYHVIDNKNTDDGTQVTEMMEKISNIIMVNSRQPFVTDEQIYLVLEEKKKKVEEGAKVRQTNVKSKREGIQGSRNQPQEIRLVLLGEKTAGKSASGNTLLRKEVFAACTNKYCQTEKGEVAGRQVTVTDTPGWGKNTFMCTEENKKEIVGGRSLCSLGIHALLLVIPVDMAFTEVKQRTLQEYMGLFDISVWKYTVVLFTYGDRLADKSVEEYIEREKYSLQWLVDKCENRYHVLNNTLKTDKTQVIELFEKIEEMATGNGNQLFSFDMSAIHQKIQEKSKRWENRHVLQQRLEQEYRRRELGLMTRFRQTLMGLQDEIREKTTKKNSSSGEMAKIKTIVIGHKKKDGKERIEVVENKICQELEKLNMDILRSTKCLWSSKEFTPPDMNGSVQDFDKVLCWLSTLQISRNVEHHLTLNFSEASSGYKSLPSAGYFNTQT